From a region of the Streptomyces caniferus genome:
- a CDS encoding phosphatase PAP2 family protein, whose protein sequence is MGDANTRTLDGLPTTPPPKGERADHPVAEKRMARLRAPRTPRLWFEILLIAVSYWTYSMIRNAVPEQKAEALRNADWIWQAEHSLGIAVEHTVNHAVDSVTWLIVTMNYYYATLHFIVTIGVLVWLYRWHPGRYAAARLALFATTGVALLGYYFFPLAPPRLMTGGGFVDTLIDHGTWGSMASGNLASMSNQYAAMPSMHIGWSLWCGITIALLAKPLWARALGLLYPATTLLVIVSTANHFWLDALGGVACLSVGFALASLWYGSLPHRLAKVAVA, encoded by the coding sequence ATGGGTGATGCGAATACGAGGACTTTGGACGGCCTGCCGACCACCCCGCCACCCAAGGGGGAACGCGCGGACCACCCGGTCGCCGAGAAGCGGATGGCCCGTCTGCGTGCCCCTCGCACACCCCGGCTCTGGTTCGAGATCCTGCTGATCGCGGTCAGCTACTGGACGTACTCGATGATCCGCAACGCGGTGCCCGAGCAGAAGGCCGAAGCCCTGCGGAACGCCGACTGGATCTGGCAGGCCGAGCACTCGCTCGGCATCGCCGTCGAGCACACCGTCAACCACGCCGTGGACTCCGTGACATGGCTGATCGTCACGATGAACTACTACTACGCGACACTGCACTTCATCGTGACCATCGGCGTGCTGGTCTGGCTCTACCGCTGGCACCCGGGCCGCTACGCCGCGGCGCGGCTGGCGCTGTTCGCCACCACCGGCGTGGCGTTGCTCGGCTACTACTTCTTCCCGCTGGCACCGCCCCGGCTGATGACGGGCGGCGGCTTCGTGGACACCCTCATCGACCACGGGACGTGGGGCTCGATGGCGTCCGGCAATCTCGCCTCGATGTCCAACCAGTACGCCGCGATGCCGTCGATGCACATCGGCTGGTCCCTGTGGTGCGGCATCACCATCGCCCTACTGGCGAAGCCGCTGTGGGCCAGGGCCCTGGGACTGCTCTACCCCGCCACGACCCTCCTCGTCATCGTCTCCACCGCCAACCACTTCTGGCTCGACGCACTGGGCGGCGTCGCCTGCCTGAGCGTGGGCTTCGCGCTGGCGTCGCTCTGGTACGGGTCGCTTCCGCATCGCTTGGCGAAGGTGGCTGTCGCCTAG